A section of the Corynebacterium auris genome encodes:
- a CDS encoding sigma-70 family RNA polymerase sigma factor → MATSDLDAELAELVPHATAGDRRSLQQIVRLIHPPVLRYARARIGGGRTPTAEDVAQEVCLAVITSIERYVDTGKPFMAFVYGIAFNKVADAHRVMARDKLNPTEDVPDAEYTGGTPEELALLSDGSNRVRALLDSLSDKARDILILRVFVGLSAEETAEVVGSTAGAVRVAQHRALATLRKTIEEGEHA, encoded by the coding sequence ATGGCAACGAGCGACCTCGATGCCGAGCTCGCCGAGCTCGTCCCCCACGCCACCGCGGGGGATCGTCGCTCGCTACAACAGATCGTCCGGCTCATCCACCCTCCCGTGCTGCGCTACGCCCGCGCCCGCATCGGCGGGGGGCGCACCCCCACGGCCGAGGACGTGGCCCAGGAGGTCTGCCTCGCGGTAATCACCAGCATTGAGCGCTACGTGGACACCGGCAAGCCTTTCATGGCGTTCGTCTATGGTATTGCCTTCAACAAGGTCGCCGACGCGCACCGCGTCATGGCGCGCGACAAGCTCAACCCCACGGAGGACGTCCCGGACGCGGAGTACACCGGCGGGACACCGGAGGAATTGGCCCTGCTCAGCGACGGTAGTAACAGAGTAAGGGCGTTGCTCGATTCATTGAGTGACAAGGCGCGCGACATCCTCATCCTGAGAGTGTTCGTCGGGCTCTCCGCCGAGGAAACCGCCGAGGTTGTAGGTAGTACCGCCGGGGCTGTTCGGGTCGCCCAGCACCGTGCCCTTGCCACCCTCCGCAAGACCATCGAAGAAGGGGAGCACGCATGA
- a CDS encoding DUF5319 domain-containing protein, translated as MNYDDMMPLDPFANDPNDPASFIEDDEVARPLSPQERIDVTNELAQVREFKNYLRPRGILGIFFTCEDCEQVHYYDWEIMEQNMLASLRGELPPVHEPSAEPNVEAYVTWDYACGYMDGLSSR; from the coding sequence GTGAACTACGACGACATGATGCCCCTCGACCCCTTCGCGAACGATCCCAATGACCCGGCGTCGTTTATCGAGGACGACGAGGTCGCCCGCCCCCTGTCCCCGCAGGAGCGCATCGACGTCACCAACGAACTCGCCCAGGTCCGCGAGTTCAAGAACTACCTCCGCCCGCGCGGGATCCTCGGCATCTTCTTCACGTGCGAGGACTGCGAGCAGGTGCACTACTACGACTGGGAGATCATGGAGCAGAACATGCTCGCCAGCCTGCGCGGCGAGCTGCCCCCCGTGCACGAGCCGAGCGCCGAGCCCAACGTCGAGGCGTACGTGACCTGGGATTACGCCTGCGGCTACATGGACGGGCTCTCTTCGCGCTAG
- the guaB gene encoding IMP dehydrogenase, with product MAHDRVLNRVLTGGDDPNKVALRGLTFDDVLLLPAESHIVPGEVDTSTQLTRNIRLSMPIASAAMDTVTESRMAIAMARQGGIGVLHRNLSAQDQAEHVDIVKRSESGMISNPVTAAPDMTLADVDELCARFRISGLPVVDADGTLVGIITNRDMRFEPDFSRRVADVMTAMPLVVARDGVSKQEALKLLSANKVEKLPIVDADDKLTGLITVKDFVKSEQYPNASKDAQGRLLVAAGIGTGEDSYERAALLVEAGVDALVVDSAHAHNNRVLEMVSRVKKDFGERVDVIGGNLATREASKAMIEAGADAVKVGIGPGSICTTRVVAGVGAPQITAILEAAVPAREAGVPIIADGGMQHSGDVAKALAAGASTVMLGSMLAGTREAPGDVVVVGGKQYKRYRGMGSMGAMQGRGLSGEKRSFSKDRYFQADVTSEDKLVPEGVEGRVPYRGELDAITHQIVGGLRAAMGYTGSASIAELQTRQFVQITSAGLRESHPHDITQTVEAPNYHS from the coding sequence ATGGCACACGATCGAGTACTGAACCGAGTACTGACAGGCGGGGACGACCCGAACAAGGTGGCCCTGCGCGGCCTGACCTTCGACGACGTGCTGCTTTTGCCCGCGGAGTCCCACATCGTCCCCGGTGAGGTGGACACCTCCACGCAGCTGACCCGCAACATCCGCCTGAGCATGCCGATCGCCTCGGCGGCGATGGACACCGTCACCGAGTCGCGCATGGCCATCGCCATGGCGCGCCAGGGCGGTATCGGCGTTTTGCACCGCAACCTCAGCGCGCAGGACCAGGCGGAGCACGTTGACATCGTGAAGCGCTCCGAGTCCGGCATGATCTCCAACCCGGTCACCGCGGCGCCCGACATGACGCTGGCGGACGTCGACGAGCTGTGCGCGCGCTTTCGCATCTCGGGCCTGCCGGTCGTGGACGCGGATGGCACGCTCGTGGGCATCATCACCAACCGCGACATGCGCTTCGAGCCCGATTTCTCCCGCCGGGTCGCCGACGTGATGACGGCCATGCCGCTCGTCGTCGCCCGGGACGGGGTGAGCAAGCAGGAGGCGCTGAAGCTGCTGAGTGCCAACAAGGTGGAGAAACTGCCGATCGTCGACGCGGACGACAAGCTGACGGGGCTGATCACCGTCAAGGACTTCGTCAAGAGCGAGCAGTACCCGAACGCCTCCAAGGACGCCCAGGGCCGCCTCCTTGTCGCGGCCGGGATTGGCACCGGGGAGGACTCTTACGAGCGCGCCGCGCTCCTCGTCGAGGCGGGCGTTGACGCGCTCGTCGTGGATTCGGCCCACGCGCACAACAACCGCGTGCTTGAGATGGTCTCCCGCGTGAAGAAGGACTTCGGGGAGCGTGTCGACGTCATCGGCGGCAACCTGGCCACCCGCGAGGCGTCGAAGGCCATGATCGAGGCCGGCGCCGACGCCGTGAAGGTGGGCATCGGCCCGGGCTCCATCTGCACCACCCGCGTCGTCGCCGGGGTGGGCGCGCCCCAGATCACCGCGATTCTCGAGGCGGCCGTGCCCGCCCGCGAGGCCGGTGTGCCGATCATCGCCGACGGCGGTATGCAGCACTCGGGCGACGTGGCCAAGGCCCTGGCGGCGGGGGCCTCCACCGTCATGCTGGGCTCCATGCTGGCGGGTACGAGGGAGGCCCCCGGTGACGTGGTTGTCGTGGGCGGCAAGCAGTACAAGCGCTACCGCGGCATGGGCTCCATGGGTGCGATGCAGGGCCGCGGCCTGTCGGGGGAGAAGCGCTCCTTCTCCAAGGACCGCTACTTCCAGGCCGACGTAACCAGCGAGGACAAGCTCGTCCCGGAGGGCGTCGAGGGACGCGTGCCCTACCGCGGTGAGCTCGACGCCATCACCCACCAGATCGTGGGCGGCCTGCGCGCCGCGATGGGGTACACGGGCTCCGCCTCCATCGCCGAGCTGCAGACCCGCCAGTTCGTCCAGATCACCTCCGCCGGTTTGCGCGAGTCCCACCCGCACGACATCACGCAGACCGTCGAGGCGCCGAACTACCACAGCTAA
- a CDS encoding GuaB3 family IMP dehydrogenase-related protein has product MRDYVEIGIGREARRAYTLNDVSLVPSRRTRSSSDVDTSWSFDAYNFDIPVLSHPTDALASPEFAIEMGRNGGLGVLNAEGLLGRHASFEEAVARVAGIGEVGEDFARVDEVLRGRAAATKTLQQLHAAPLDPDLLAERIAQVRDAGVTVGVRVSPQNARGLAPCVIRAGAEILFIHGTLISAEHVQSGGEALNLKEFIGSLEVPVIAGGVYDYTTATHLMRSGAAGIIVGAGNTNSAQALGLGVPMATAISDVAAARREYLDETGGRYVHVIADGEIRTSGDMAKAIACGADAVMVGRPLAAAEEAAGHGVYWEAASAHPRFPRGSVEPTGYATERQPLAAVLHGPATDPYGTTNLVGGLRRAMAKCGYTDTKSFQKVGLAVS; this is encoded by the coding sequence ATGCGCGACTACGTTGAAATCGGGATCGGGCGCGAGGCGCGCCGAGCTTACACGCTTAACGACGTCTCCCTGGTGCCCTCCCGGCGCACCCGCTCCTCCTCGGACGTGGACACGAGCTGGAGCTTCGACGCCTACAACTTCGACATCCCCGTGCTGTCGCACCCCACGGACGCGCTGGCGAGCCCCGAGTTCGCCATCGAGATGGGCCGCAACGGCGGGCTCGGCGTGCTCAACGCCGAGGGCCTGCTGGGCCGCCACGCCTCCTTCGAGGAGGCGGTGGCCCGCGTGGCGGGCATCGGCGAGGTGGGGGAGGACTTCGCCCGCGTGGACGAGGTGCTGCGCGGGCGCGCCGCCGCGACGAAGACCCTGCAGCAGCTCCACGCCGCTCCGCTGGATCCCGACCTGCTGGCCGAGCGCATCGCTCAGGTGCGCGACGCGGGCGTGACCGTGGGGGTGCGGGTGTCCCCGCAGAACGCCCGCGGCCTCGCACCCTGCGTGATCCGGGCCGGGGCGGAGATCCTGTTCATCCACGGCACGCTCATCTCCGCGGAGCACGTGCAAAGCGGCGGCGAGGCGCTCAACCTCAAGGAGTTCATCGGCTCGCTGGAGGTCCCCGTCATCGCGGGCGGGGTCTACGACTACACCACGGCCACCCACCTCATGCGCTCGGGCGCGGCCGGCATCATTGTCGGGGCCGGCAACACCAACAGCGCGCAGGCGCTTGGCCTCGGCGTGCCCATGGCCACCGCGATCTCGGACGTCGCGGCCGCGCGCCGCGAGTACCTCGACGAGACCGGGGGGCGCTACGTCCACGTCATCGCGGACGGGGAGATCCGCACCAGCGGCGACATGGCCAAGGCGATCGCCTGCGGCGCGGACGCCGTGATGGTGGGCCGCCCGCTCGCGGCCGCCGAGGAGGCGGCCGGGCACGGGGTGTACTGGGAGGCCGCCTCCGCGCACCCGCGCTTCCCGCGCGGCTCCGTCGAACCCACCGGCTACGCCACCGAGCGCCAGCCGCTGGCGGCGGTGTTACACGGACCGGCGACGGACCCCTACGGCACGACGAACCTTGTGGGCGGGCTGCGCCGGGCGATGGCCAAGTGCGGCTACACCGACACGAAGTCCTTCCAGAAGGTGGGTCTGGCCGTCAGCTAA
- the guaA gene encoding glutamine-hydrolyzing GMP synthase, with amino-acid sequence MTTPQTRPVLVVDFGAQYAQLIARRVREARVYSEVVPSTITAEEVRAKDPVALVLSGGPSSVYAEGAPQLDPEVFELGLPIFGICYGFQVMTQALGGKVEKTGAREYGRTAVRTTGGVLHDGLPAEHTVWMSHGDSVTQAPEGFTVTASSAGAPVAAFEHTGKRFAGVQYHPEVMHSPHGQQVLTRFLTEVAGLEQEWTASNIAEQLIEQVREQVGENGRAICGLSGGVDSAVAAALVQRAIGDRLTCVFVDHGLLRQGEREQVETDFVAATGARLVTVDERAAFLGKLTGVTDPEAKRKAIGAEFIRSFERAVAEVLSDQEVEFLVQGTLYPDVVESGGGTGTANIKSHHNVGGLPEDVEFTLVEPLRLLFKDEVRAVGRELGLPEVIVSRQPFPGPGLGIRIIGEVTEERLETLRAADAIAREELTRAGLDEQIWQCPVVLLADVRSVGVQGDGRTYGHPVVLRPVASEDAMTADWVRVPYEVLETISTRITNEVEAVTRVVLDVTSKPPATIEWE; translated from the coding sequence GTGACTACTCCTCAAACACGCCCAGTTCTCGTCGTCGACTTCGGTGCGCAGTACGCGCAGCTCATCGCCCGCCGCGTGCGCGAGGCGCGCGTGTACTCCGAAGTCGTTCCCTCCACCATTACAGCGGAGGAGGTTCGCGCGAAGGACCCCGTCGCTCTCGTGCTCTCCGGCGGGCCGTCCTCCGTCTACGCGGAGGGCGCCCCGCAGCTCGACCCGGAGGTCTTCGAGCTCGGCCTGCCCATCTTCGGCATCTGCTACGGCTTCCAGGTGATGACGCAGGCGCTGGGCGGCAAGGTGGAAAAGACCGGTGCGCGCGAGTACGGGCGCACCGCGGTGCGCACCACGGGCGGTGTCCTCCACGACGGCCTTCCCGCCGAGCACACGGTGTGGATGAGCCACGGCGATTCCGTCACGCAGGCGCCGGAGGGCTTCACCGTCACCGCCTCCTCCGCCGGCGCCCCGGTGGCGGCGTTCGAGCACACCGGGAAGCGCTTCGCCGGCGTGCAGTACCACCCGGAGGTCATGCACTCCCCGCACGGCCAGCAGGTGCTCACCCGCTTCCTCACCGAGGTCGCGGGCCTCGAGCAGGAGTGGACGGCCTCCAACATCGCGGAGCAGCTCATCGAGCAGGTGCGCGAGCAGGTCGGGGAGAACGGCCGCGCCATTTGCGGGCTGTCCGGCGGGGTGGACTCGGCGGTGGCGGCGGCGCTGGTGCAGCGCGCGATCGGCGACCGCCTCACCTGCGTCTTCGTCGACCACGGCCTGCTGCGCCAGGGCGAGCGCGAGCAGGTGGAGACGGACTTCGTGGCCGCGACCGGCGCGCGGCTGGTCACCGTCGACGAGCGCGCGGCCTTTTTGGGCAAGCTCACCGGCGTGACCGACCCGGAGGCCAAGCGCAAGGCGATCGGAGCGGAGTTCATCCGCTCCTTCGAGCGCGCAGTCGCCGAGGTGCTGTCGGACCAGGAGGTGGAATTCCTGGTGCAGGGCACGCTCTACCCGGACGTCGTCGAGTCGGGCGGGGGCACCGGCACGGCGAATATCAAGAGCCACCACAATGTCGGCGGCTTGCCTGAGGACGTCGAGTTCACGCTGGTGGAGCCCTTGCGCCTGCTGTTCAAGGACGAGGTGCGCGCCGTCGGCCGCGAGCTCGGCCTGCCGGAGGTCATTGTCAGCCGCCAGCCTTTCCCGGGCCCCGGCCTGGGCATCCGCATCATCGGCGAGGTGACGGAGGAGCGCCTGGAAACGCTCCGCGCAGCCGACGCCATCGCCCGCGAGGAGCTCACCCGGGCAGGCCTGGACGAGCAGATCTGGCAGTGCCCGGTAGTGCTGCTTGCCGACGTCCGCTCCGTCGGCGTCCAGGGCGACGGCCGCACCTACGGCCACCCGGTGGTGCTCAGGCCCGTCGCCTCCGAAGACGCCATGACCGCCGACTGGGTGCGCGTGCCCTACGAGGTGCTGGAGACCATCTCCACCCGCATCACCAACGAGGTCGAGGCCGTCACCCGCGTCGTGTTGGACGTGACCTCCAAACCCCCGGCCACCATCGAGTGGGAATAA
- a CDS encoding PspC domain-containing protein, with protein MNTAHPNPTPPSTSLRGMWDTRPPRIPEKQGGNAVIAGVCEGIGARYGVDPVLIRLAFAALTLAYGGGIFLYLLLWLNMPLFGTTVTPWGAVNAPKDSLNKVERDQRSTGWALLVGLVIFFPSIALNDGGWAASSLLTLFLGLAGLYLLHKSQPVPPHGLLAQSSEKRSEAGRRVDTTHLSVPAGYEHPAGPEVTPPSWDPLGVAPDLWHLPDPGPEPAPAPRKGNRVLRGFLIALIPVSVIAIAVLAVPPRLPIWLDEEDATRTIVVEDDLADTYDSSVGSTRLDLSRLEQLEKDRSVTVDHGIGTVTLVPPQDVRVELECTVGVGEYTCPTVLNGEADGPTLHLSVDVGIGSVDVVAADS; from the coding sequence ATGAATACCGCACACCCGAACCCCACCCCACCGTCCACCTCCCTCCGCGGAATGTGGGACACCCGCCCGCCCCGGATCCCCGAGAAACAGGGCGGCAACGCCGTCATCGCCGGCGTCTGCGAGGGCATCGGCGCCCGCTACGGCGTCGACCCCGTCCTGATCCGCCTCGCCTTCGCGGCGCTCACCCTCGCCTACGGCGGCGGGATCTTCCTCTACCTGCTGCTCTGGCTGAACATGCCGCTCTTCGGCACCACCGTCACCCCCTGGGGGGCGGTCAACGCCCCGAAGGACTCCCTCAACAAGGTGGAAAGGGATCAACGGTCCACCGGCTGGGCCCTCCTCGTCGGCCTCGTCATTTTCTTCCCCTCCATCGCTCTTAACGACGGCGGCTGGGCCGCTTCCTCCCTCCTCACCCTGTTCCTCGGGCTGGCCGGCCTCTACCTTTTGCACAAGTCCCAGCCGGTCCCGCCGCACGGGCTTCTGGCTCAATCGTCCGAGAAGCGCAGCGAGGCGGGCCGGCGCGTGGACACCACCCACCTGAGCGTTCCCGCCGGGTACGAGCACCCCGCCGGCCCCGAGGTCACCCCGCCGAGCTGGGACCCGCTCGGGGTGGCGCCCGACCTGTGGCACCTGCCCGATCCCGGGCCCGAGCCCGCACCGGCCCCGCGCAAGGGCAACAGGGTGCTGCGCGGCTTCCTCATCGCCCTCATCCCCGTCAGCGTCATCGCGATCGCCGTCCTCGCCGTCCCCCCGCGCTTGCCCATCTGGCTCGACGAGGAAGACGCGACGCGCACCATCGTCGTGGAGGACGACCTGGCCGACACCTACGACAGCTCCGTGGGCAGCACCCGCCTCGACCTGTCGCGCCTGGAGCAGCTGGAAAAGGACCGCTCCGTCACCGTCGACCACGGCATCGGCACAGTCACCCTCGTCCCGCCGCAGGACGTGCGCGTCGAGCTGGAGTGCACCGTCGGCGTCGGCGAGTACACCTGCCCCACCGTGCTGAACGGGGAGGCCGACGGGCCGACCCTGCACCTGAGCGTGGACGTCGGCATCGGCTCCGTCGACGTCGTGGCCGCGGACTCCTAA
- a CDS encoding ATP-binding protein: MPTTTARHGLYPQFYRQRRGRIGGGVCVGVAEHLGVDLRWVRVFFAVACFAGGLGLILYALAWVFTPLLPADEEPDAAPASAWPASAFYLVAAAGAAGAVVSLSVVSGANWIFVFVTGVVAVGAVVAWQAYDRGLSSTSNFLALALGIVLVMGGVTAVALLGGESGGGTTGVVMAVLAAVAGVGLLVVPLLVKLTSSLVEERKAKAVADQRSEIASRLHDSVLQTLALIQKRAADPAEVARLARSQERELRAWLFDATPDAPEDQLTFFGALAKAAGEVEDLYPVSIRPVTVGEDVAFSSETEPVVLAAREAMVNAAKHAGVDHVDVYAENMLGELAVYVRDRGDGFDPAGVTADRHGVRDSIVGRMERAGGSATVGSVPGEGTEVVLTLAV, encoded by the coding sequence ATGCCTACCACAACTGCGCGCCACGGCCTCTACCCGCAGTTTTACCGGCAGCGCCGGGGCCGCATCGGCGGCGGCGTCTGCGTTGGAGTGGCGGAGCACCTCGGGGTGGACCTGCGCTGGGTGCGCGTGTTTTTCGCGGTGGCCTGCTTCGCCGGCGGGCTCGGGCTGATCCTGTACGCGCTCGCGTGGGTGTTTACCCCGCTGCTGCCGGCGGACGAGGAACCGGACGCGGCGCCCGCCTCGGCGTGGCCCGCCTCCGCCTTCTACCTCGTGGCCGCGGCGGGCGCCGCGGGGGCGGTGGTCTCGCTGAGCGTGGTCAGCGGCGCCAACTGGATCTTCGTCTTTGTCACGGGCGTTGTCGCCGTGGGTGCTGTCGTCGCGTGGCAGGCCTACGACCGCGGGCTGTCCTCGACGAGCAATTTCCTCGCGCTCGCGCTCGGAATCGTGCTGGTCATGGGCGGCGTGACGGCGGTGGCGCTGCTCGGCGGCGAGAGCGGCGGCGGCACCACGGGCGTGGTCATGGCGGTGCTGGCGGCGGTGGCGGGAGTGGGCCTGCTGGTGGTGCCGCTGCTGGTCAAGCTCACCTCCTCGCTCGTGGAGGAGCGCAAGGCCAAGGCGGTGGCGGACCAGCGCAGCGAGATCGCCTCCCGGTTGCACGACTCGGTGCTGCAGACGCTCGCGCTGATCCAGAAACGCGCGGCGGACCCCGCCGAGGTGGCGCGCCTGGCGCGCAGCCAGGAAAGGGAGCTGCGGGCATGGCTTTTCGACGCCACCCCCGACGCCCCGGAGGACCAGCTGACCTTCTTCGGTGCCCTGGCCAAGGCGGCAGGGGAGGTCGAGGACCTCTACCCGGTGAGCATCCGCCCCGTCACCGTGGGCGAGGATGTGGCCTTCTCGAGCGAGACCGAGCCCGTCGTCCTGGCGGCGCGCGAGGCGATGGTCAACGCCGCGAAGCACGCGGGCGTGGACCACGTGGACGTCTACGCCGAGAACATGCTCGGCGAGCTGGCCGTCTACGTGCGCGACAGGGGGGACGGGTTCGACCCGGCCGGCGTGACGGCGGACCGCCACGGGGTGCGCGATTCCATCGTCGGGCGCATGGAGCGCGCCGGCGGCTCGGCCACCGTGGGCTCGGTGCCGGGGGAGGGCACCGAGGTGGTTCTCACCCTCGCTGTGTAA